From the genome of Anopheles moucheti chromosome 3, idAnoMoucSN_F20_07, whole genome shotgun sequence, one region includes:
- the LOC128303924 gene encoding tachykinins-like isoform X2 — translation MSRPFVMLACLACLANVCVSENPVDGIASPDDDRPNYMAFDENAFNDNDLPSPAPSPTDDSRTAPGGHSTDGLARGLYGWSGMPRWRISPELLDGLRAALEVENEMFVPRGEQIFRTAQNEDEENGRSFQLGRNLPKRAPTGFTGMRGRRVPSGFNGMRGKKSLSLFSWNNQASRGGPNSYRDGKRAPSGFMGMRGKKNFDNSQDDRWSMEELNSDRVAKEYPNFLVLDPAFGPSMHLNAAPPKRVPNGFMGLRGK, via the exons GAAAATCCCGTTGATGGTATCGCGAGCCCCGATGACGATAGGCCCAATTACATGGCATTCGACGAAAATGCATTCAACGATAACGACCTTCCGTCGCCAGCGCCCTCGCCGACCGATGATTCACGGACGGCACCGGGTGGCCACAGTACGGATGGATTAGCCCGTGGGCTGTACGGCTGGAGTGGAATGCCCCGATGGCGCATCAGCCCGGAGCTGCTGGATGGACTGAG GGCAGCCCTCGAGGTGGAAAACGAGATGTTTGTGCCGCGCGGTGAGCAG ATATTCCGGACGGCGCAGAACGAGGACGAAGAGAACGGACGGTCGTTCCAGCTTGGACGAAATCTTCCCAAACGAGCACCGACAGGATTTACGGGCATGCGAGGACGGCGAGTTCCTTCCGGATTTAATG GAATGCGGGGCAAGAAGTCACTCTCCCTGTTCAGTTGGAACAATCAAGCGTCTCGGGGTGGTCCCAATTCCTACCGAGATGGCAAACGAGCTCCTTCCGGATTTATGG GAATGCGTGGAAAGAAGAACTTTGACAATTCACAGGACGACCGATGGAGTATGGAGGAACTG AACTCTGATCGTGTGGCAAAAGAATACCCAAACTTTCTCGTACTCGATCCTGCGTTTGGGCCCTCGATGCACCTGAATGCGGCACCTCCGAAAAGAGTTCCGAACGGGTTTATGGGACTACGTGGGAAATAA